From the Leptospira biflexa serovar Patoc strain 'Patoc 1 (Paris)' genome, one window contains:
- a CDS encoding MFS transporter: MKKNLSLAIFQHKDFRFFIVARFFMVLAINIQATIVGWQVYELTGSVLDLGLVGLFEAIPSILVALYAGHLADLRDRRNIIVVCLFFLLLCSLTLFAFTGPLYYLLETYKAYPIFLVILVSGIARGFISPAIFSFVTQLVPREHYPHSAAWMGTSFQAGAVIGPALGGIVYGSLGIEWAYGLDSICIGLPFLLFFWIRKQSLPERKEKEALKDSLLKGLRFVLKNEIMLGAMALDMFAVLFGGAVALLPVFAKDILFVGSEGLGYLRAAPSFGALLMAYYLTYKPPLEKSGRVLLSCVFGFGICMLVFGISTSFYLSLFALFLSGVFDSVSVVVRSTIMQTMTPEEMRGRVSAINKVFIGSSNEIGAFESGVSAKFLGTVGSVVFGGTMTVLIVIFTYKMAPKLKELELKNWV, from the coding sequence ATGAAAAAAAATCTTTCTTTGGCCATCTTCCAACATAAGGACTTTCGATTTTTTATCGTTGCTCGATTTTTTATGGTACTTGCGATCAATATCCAAGCAACCATCGTGGGTTGGCAAGTATACGAACTCACAGGCAGTGTTCTCGATTTAGGTCTTGTTGGATTATTTGAGGCCATTCCCTCTATTCTTGTCGCATTATATGCAGGCCACCTAGCTGACCTTAGAGATCGCCGTAATATCATTGTCGTCTGTCTTTTCTTTTTATTACTCTGTTCTCTCACTTTATTTGCCTTTACAGGCCCATTGTATTATTTATTAGAAACATACAAAGCCTATCCTATCTTCCTTGTGATTCTTGTTTCAGGAATTGCGCGTGGTTTTATCTCACCTGCCATTTTTAGTTTTGTCACACAACTTGTTCCAAGAGAACATTACCCGCATTCAGCTGCTTGGATGGGAACCTCATTCCAAGCAGGGGCCGTGATTGGACCTGCTCTCGGGGGAATCGTTTATGGAAGTTTGGGTATCGAATGGGCCTATGGATTGGATTCCATTTGTATTGGACTCCCCTTTCTTTTATTCTTTTGGATCCGCAAACAAAGTTTGCCTGAACGAAAGGAAAAAGAAGCTTTAAAGGATAGTTTACTCAAAGGGTTACGATTTGTTTTAAAAAATGAAATCATGTTAGGTGCGATGGCTTTAGATATGTTTGCTGTCTTATTTGGTGGTGCCGTTGCCCTTCTCCCCGTGTTTGCAAAAGACATACTATTTGTCGGATCGGAAGGGCTTGGTTACTTGCGTGCAGCCCCATCCTTTGGTGCCCTACTCATGGCCTACTACCTGACGTATAAACCTCCCTTAGAAAAATCAGGGCGAGTCCTACTTTCCTGTGTATTTGGATTTGGAATTTGTATGTTGGTATTTGGTATCTCAACATCGTTTTATTTATCACTATTTGCCTTATTTTTGTCTGGTGTATTTGATAGTGTTTCGGTGGTTGTCAGGTCCACCATTATGCAGACGATGACGCCAGAAGAGATGCGAGGAAGAGTGAGTGCCATCAATAAAGTGTTCATAGGTTCCTCCAATGAAATTGGGGCTTTTGAATCAGGAGTCTCAGCCAAGTTTTTAGGAACTGTTGGTTCTGTTGTATTTGGAGGCACAATGACAGTTCTCATTGTCATCTTTACTTACAAAATGGCACCGAAACTAAAAGAACTCGAGCTCAAAAACTGGGTTTAA
- a CDS encoding phospholipase D-like domain-containing protein, whose product MNSKTKIQFQRLVWIIIGIHLIQCRTHKSNYDLSSFLFSNPPISEIYFSSPGRDIPLETKRKVKEVILSEIRKSKESIRLYVYSLDDYEIITELYAKKRAGLDIQIFGDKEEDYEEVESLGFQVNRWEGTGIHHTKIFLFDRIRLFMGTGNFTTHGLETDHNVYWIQNLTSEESENLILTLSGKNPLGRIPLGSLEYLFAPEAGLEIQSRLLDAIDGAKFSIRYLIYSHYDPVFTLKIWEAWKRGVIVQAIYNVPMNPEAEFLRRNLNQPSQIWEDGNVDFVFKNESYRGGLLHHKTMLVDEKDVYVGSYNYSVSARDKNKEYFVKMDHPLVTHEFLMEWERIRSNAIPVSLLTEVENPNNQSGLHAYSFQRFQNSLFETNLLFQMNGNLDSNANALSKQYETSLSLDGLRFAWRDPLGANRFILNSNSVDPIWEESVVSDLNLSLQSYFFGTKVTLSNGERVVSVSIWDGTNPKETIILDGSSFAMARSDFRVGKNLWMWVQTEERTISFCHTKQKGSFPKWMVFLLNRLHTKQNQNLLCSND is encoded by the coding sequence TTGAACTCTAAGACAAAGATTCAATTCCAACGTCTGGTTTGGATCATAATTGGCATCCATTTGATCCAATGCCGTACACATAAATCCAATTACGATCTTTCTTCCTTTTTATTCTCCAATCCACCGATCAGCGAAATTTATTTTTCGAGTCCTGGTCGGGATATTCCTCTCGAAACAAAACGGAAGGTAAAAGAAGTGATTTTATCCGAAATTCGAAAATCGAAGGAATCGATTCGATTGTATGTTTATTCTTTAGATGATTATGAAATCATCACCGAATTATATGCGAAAAAAAGAGCTGGGTTAGACATTCAAATCTTTGGTGACAAAGAGGAAGATTACGAGGAAGTCGAATCACTTGGATTTCAGGTGAATCGTTGGGAAGGAACAGGCATCCATCATACTAAAATTTTCCTATTTGATCGAATCAGACTATTTATGGGAACTGGAAATTTCACCACACATGGATTGGAAACAGACCATAATGTGTATTGGATTCAGAATCTCACTTCGGAAGAATCCGAAAATTTAATCCTTACCTTATCTGGTAAAAATCCACTCGGTAGAATACCATTAGGAAGTTTAGAGTATCTCTTTGCACCAGAAGCGGGACTCGAAATCCAATCCAGATTATTAGATGCAATCGATGGAGCAAAGTTTTCAATTCGGTATTTGATTTATTCTCATTATGATCCAGTTTTCACTTTAAAAATATGGGAAGCATGGAAAAGGGGAGTCATTGTCCAAGCTATCTATAATGTCCCGATGAATCCTGAGGCTGAGTTCCTCAGACGCAATTTAAACCAACCTTCACAGATCTGGGAAGATGGAAATGTGGATTTTGTTTTTAAAAACGAATCGTATCGTGGTGGATTGTTACACCACAAAACGATGTTAGTCGATGAGAAAGATGTTTATGTCGGATCTTATAATTATTCAGTTTCAGCACGCGATAAAAACAAAGAATATTTTGTCAAAATGGACCATCCTCTGGTGACTCATGAATTTTTAATGGAGTGGGAACGGATCCGATCCAATGCGATCCCTGTTTCTCTTCTTACCGAAGTGGAAAATCCAAACAACCAATCCGGTTTACACGCTTACTCTTTTCAAAGGTTTCAGAATTCTTTATTTGAAACAAACTTACTTTTCCAAATGAATGGAAACCTTGATTCCAATGCAAACGCGTTATCCAAACAATATGAAACTTCTTTATCCTTAGATGGCCTTAGATTTGCATGGCGGGATCCATTGGGTGCGAATCGATTTATTTTGAATTCCAATTCAGTTGATCCGATATGGGAAGAAAGTGTGGTCAGTGATTTGAATCTTAGTTTACAAAGTTATTTTTTTGGGACGAAAGTGACTCTTTCCAACGGTGAACGAGTGGTATCGGTCTCCATTTGGGATGGAACGAACCCAAAAGAAACCATCATCCTAGATGGTTCTTCCTTTGCTATGGCGAGATCCGATTTTCGGGTTGGTAAAAATCTATGGATGTGGGTGCAAACGGAAGAGCGAACCATTTCATTTTGTCACACCAAACAAAAAGGGAGTTTTCCTAAATGGATGGTGTTTTTATTGAATCGATTGCATACGAAACAGAACCAAAATTTGTTATGTTCTAACGACTAG
- a CDS encoding LA_2168 family protein: MNFLRSITPIVFGFLFFLPMSSVDSLGWEVGILGYELFLKENQNQKQLVVPGWDFHTRNWGKVFQSEAYLHRVSSESLFVGLKDKNRKNQIHWDLDIKLTSGPETGLRNYYLGKNHFLGYETKVFFLGVGRREHLFSPKSFSSFFDGGEGLFLELKPEKSFLVQFFLWDHYSGSLLFSKDQFRHLLYVSDEYETNSKTQVTSFSRNHHRRQSFGLIYGDFLTLRIGFHYLELGSFGPNTKDHPPETKKSFADGDSLFSGNFGFGAHFEHFSFEFDFLWSKGNDRTRSKLAAHSGSIPIAGEAIQLGTELRFGGFKFRSSHFLSDRAETNEKHQIVKEGYISFGTHPSQTPYLSQIFRVFPSAAVTEKGYEKNFAIIEGRSFGYLTELVISFEFPPLVVKCIGNYFVPYKQNVPSDGRISVNRREFERFFLAEGMMEVSLKEEAGLELGVGISQLFLPETFNLTSNFGYVYGRLQI, from the coding sequence TTGAATTTCCTTCGCTCCATCACTCCAATTGTTTTTGGGTTTTTGTTTTTTTTACCTATGAGTTCGGTTGATTCTTTGGGATGGGAGGTTGGGATTTTAGGTTACGAATTATTTTTAAAAGAAAACCAAAACCAAAAACAATTGGTCGTCCCAGGTTGGGACTTTCATACACGAAACTGGGGAAAGGTATTTCAATCAGAGGCCTACCTTCACAGAGTCTCCAGCGAATCTTTGTTTGTCGGTTTGAAAGATAAAAACAGAAAGAACCAAATCCATTGGGATTTGGATATAAAACTGACTTCTGGTCCCGAGACAGGACTCAGAAATTATTATTTAGGGAAAAATCATTTTTTAGGTTACGAGACCAAAGTATTTTTTTTAGGAGTGGGGCGAAGGGAACATTTATTTTCCCCTAAAAGTTTCAGCTCTTTTTTTGATGGTGGGGAAGGCCTCTTTCTCGAATTAAAACCAGAGAAATCCTTCCTTGTCCAATTTTTCCTTTGGGACCATTATTCGGGATCCCTTTTATTCTCCAAAGATCAATTCCGGCATTTACTTTATGTATCAGATGAATATGAAACCAATTCAAAAACTCAAGTTACAAGCTTTAGTCGAAACCATCACCGAAGGCAAAGTTTTGGATTGATTTACGGTGACTTTTTGACACTTCGAATTGGGTTTCATTATTTGGAGCTCGGAAGTTTTGGTCCAAATACAAAAGACCATCCCCCAGAAACTAAAAAAAGTTTTGCAGATGGAGACTCGTTATTCTCCGGAAATTTTGGTTTTGGTGCCCATTTCGAACACTTCTCGTTTGAATTTGATTTTTTATGGTCGAAAGGCAATGATAGAACACGATCAAAACTAGCGGCTCACTCTGGATCTATCCCCATCGCTGGTGAAGCCATTCAGTTAGGAACCGAACTTCGATTTGGTGGTTTTAAATTTAGAAGTTCCCATTTTTTATCGGATCGAGCAGAAACAAATGAAAAACACCAGATCGTAAAGGAAGGTTACATTTCGTTTGGCACTCATCCTAGTCAAACGCCTTACTTATCTCAAATCTTTCGTGTATTTCCTTCCGCGGCAGTGACTGAAAAAGGTTATGAAAAGAACTTTGCCATCATCGAAGGACGTTCCTTTGGTTATTTGACTGAGCTTGTGATCAGTTTTGAATTCCCTCCATTGGTAGTGAAATGCATAGGAAACTATTTTGTCCCATATAAACAAAACGTTCCGAGTGACGGAAGGATCAGTGTCAATCGACGAGAATTCGAAAGGTTTTTCCTAGCAGAAGGAATGATGGAAGTTTCTCTGAAAGAGGAAGCGGGACTTGAGTTAGGTGTAGGAATCTCTCAATTATTTTTACCAGAAACATTCAATCTCACCTCCAATTTTGGATATGTATATGGAAGGTTACAAATTTGA
- a CDS encoding LIC11755 family lipoprotein, with protein MNPFRLFFIVFVLSCHTKGNHPFFLNPSEMGDTPEFFFEYGSIGTPIETDKPNEFTHYQNGILCVFSIPIQLYNQELGAKFRICWKTDEKSAVRIQNGFTHLESKETEYLPFLEKGKDWNLSLSELGKWKGTHDPFPPILEWKNQIWSSGIVTYQTFAIPHPRFVQTKEFECEVIFRSYVLDVSENKTPILVFQFPCPNPDSILKTILSQNQTWFLQCETESPVVSELFRHSESSYQRFMEWQNPNDFVLCPSAKSIVREKEGEITNFQSEEFLKRSRLILPHGILLFSDDPRFQGIPIPKTFVSELGTREGFQFGNSFYDDLPFSFHQGENFFSIQTDSTSCRDQLNIWKTEQTFCGNPGLPNMLEKIPAKEQINGCTPTQIKLTEFYPGNHKETNFPLPAFFEFQNQGDDCDVSSLNWILDGAIYPFSAKEEILKQEDIILFTRERWLGWNFLERVKPFSIPKVSFQIPNFVIQNRKSKESIPYEPNANRFHLLRKGNQNIISIYTDGLEIPHPKSNSDENLQVFGFQLSPGKHQKTEIHWIGSKLLEFAKNPYPFFDFGFLELEEGIGAFQTEDQKEYFYWKPRALKLLSFAYGPSVCNGENLYHLPAGFFSDQFNSLTYKDQVTSAFVESRWSEDSLNEKSFGETRSLHPETSPIDFSSSVFPSPHCPGLWRSPGSEKHRSLELRKLTPEESYHSNLILDSFLEVQYGNLRQIFHVPIHFLSHLSFQLNLSSVILEHSEEQIYSYFSHPMLIEPIGFLEKKGPVQIEAIYPNPNVPQNEWIYICNRSMNPEDISQYFIEDETSSDQIVPYQTRFPGTNPKAKNGYGFVTNDTILWQGTCAWIVDPDGSDWYVPIFHSESDRLFTVISTQTIGNGISSGESIQLRKRVNGETILISSFGHKESASPFRKYVNSGEYLWLKKNSDGTKSKDFEIYREEN; from the coding sequence GTGAATCCTTTCAGACTTTTTTTTATCGTTTTTGTTCTGTCTTGTCACACAAAAGGAAACCATCCTTTTTTTTTGAATCCATCTGAGATGGGAGATACTCCCGAATTTTTTTTTGAATATGGGAGTATCGGTACTCCAATCGAAACAGATAAACCCAATGAATTCACTCATTACCAAAATGGAATTCTTTGTGTTTTTTCCATCCCCATCCAACTATACAATCAAGAGTTAGGTGCCAAATTTAGAATCTGTTGGAAAACCGATGAAAAGAGTGCGGTTCGTATCCAAAATGGATTCACTCACTTAGAATCCAAGGAAACGGAATACCTTCCTTTTTTGGAAAAAGGAAAGGATTGGAATTTATCCCTCTCCGAATTGGGAAAATGGAAAGGGACCCATGATCCTTTTCCACCCATTTTAGAATGGAAAAACCAGATATGGTCATCGGGGATTGTCACCTACCAAACCTTCGCCATCCCACATCCCCGTTTCGTTCAAACGAAAGAGTTCGAATGTGAAGTTATCTTTCGTTCTTATGTTTTGGATGTTTCGGAAAATAAAACACCAATACTTGTATTTCAATTTCCATGCCCGAATCCCGATTCCATTTTGAAAACCATCTTATCCCAAAACCAAACTTGGTTTCTTCAATGCGAAACAGAATCACCCGTCGTTTCCGAATTATTCCGCCATTCCGAATCATCGTACCAACGTTTTATGGAATGGCAAAATCCAAATGATTTTGTGTTATGCCCCTCTGCCAAATCCATCGTGAGAGAGAAAGAGGGTGAAATCACAAATTTCCAATCAGAAGAGTTTTTAAAACGAAGCCGATTGATTTTACCTCATGGAATTTTACTTTTTTCGGATGACCCACGTTTCCAAGGGATCCCCATTCCCAAAACATTTGTATCTGAACTAGGTACAAGGGAAGGATTTCAATTTGGAAATTCTTTTTATGATGACTTGCCATTTTCTTTCCATCAAGGGGAAAATTTTTTTTCGATCCAAACTGATTCCACTTCCTGCAGAGATCAGTTGAACATATGGAAAACAGAACAAACGTTTTGTGGAAATCCTGGTCTTCCCAACATGTTGGAAAAAATACCTGCCAAAGAACAAATCAATGGTTGTACACCAACACAAATCAAACTCACTGAATTTTATCCAGGCAATCATAAGGAAACCAATTTCCCACTTCCTGCCTTCTTTGAATTCCAAAACCAAGGTGATGATTGTGATGTATCTTCTCTCAATTGGATTTTAGATGGAGCCATTTATCCATTCTCTGCCAAAGAAGAGATCCTGAAACAAGAAGATATCATTCTTTTCACTAGGGAACGATGGTTAGGTTGGAACTTTTTAGAAAGAGTCAAACCATTTTCCATTCCTAAAGTTTCCTTCCAAATCCCGAATTTTGTAATCCAAAATCGAAAATCAAAGGAATCGATACCTTATGAACCAAACGCCAATCGTTTCCATTTATTAAGAAAAGGAAACCAAAACATTATTTCCATCTACACCGATGGATTGGAGATTCCTCATCCGAAGTCCAATAGTGACGAGAACTTACAGGTATTTGGTTTTCAGTTGAGTCCAGGAAAACATCAAAAGACAGAAATTCATTGGATCGGAAGCAAACTTTTAGAATTTGCAAAGAATCCGTATCCTTTTTTTGATTTTGGATTTTTGGAACTTGAGGAGGGGATTGGGGCATTCCAAACTGAGGACCAAAAAGAATATTTTTATTGGAAACCAAGAGCACTCAAACTTTTAAGTTTTGCTTATGGACCAAGTGTTTGTAATGGTGAGAATCTTTACCATCTACCAGCCGGTTTTTTTTCTGATCAATTTAATTCCCTAACTTACAAGGACCAGGTGACTTCAGCATTCGTTGAGTCTCGTTGGTCTGAAGATTCCTTAAATGAAAAATCATTTGGGGAAACACGTTCTCTCCATCCTGAAACTTCACCGATTGATTTTTCTTCCTCAGTGTTTCCATCTCCCCATTGCCCTGGGTTATGGAGGAGTCCTGGTTCTGAAAAACACAGAAGTTTGGAACTTAGAAAATTAACACCAGAAGAAAGTTACCATTCTAATTTGATTTTGGATTCTTTTTTGGAAGTACAATATGGAAATTTGAGGCAAATTTTCCATGTTCCGATTCATTTCCTTTCCCATCTTTCCTTCCAGCTAAACCTATCAAGTGTTATCTTAGAACATTCGGAAGAACAAATCTATTCTTATTTTTCTCATCCGATGTTGATTGAACCCATTGGTTTCTTAGAAAAAAAGGGTCCAGTCCAAATCGAGGCGATTTACCCGAATCCCAACGTACCGCAGAATGAATGGATTTATATCTGCAATCGTTCCATGAATCCGGAAGACATAAGCCAATATTTCATTGAAGATGAAACTTCTTCCGATCAAATTGTGCCATACCAAACTCGATTTCCTGGAACCAATCCAAAAGCTAAAAATGGATATGGATTTGTTACCAATGATACGATCCTTTGGCAAGGAACTTGTGCTTGGATTGTCGACCCTGATGGAAGTGATTGGTATGTTCCGATTTTCCATTCAGAATCGGATAGGCTCTTCACCGTCATTTCCACACAAACCATCGGCAATGGAATTTCTTCTGGAGAATCCATTCAGTTAAGAAAGAGAGTGAATGGGGAGACCATTCTCATTTCATCTTTTGGGCATAAAGAAAGTGCCTCACCGTTTCGAAAGTATGTGAATTCAGGTGAATACCTCTGGTTAAAAAAAAACAGTGACGGGACCAAGTCAAAAGATTTTGAAATCTATCGTGAGGAAAATTGA
- the uvrC gene encoding excinuclease ABC subunit UvrC encodes MKDSLVLKTIQEKIKNLGSLPGCYLWKNELGQVIYVGKALKLQSRVRSYLNPNQKDRKTRALFVELYDLDWIATGTEKEALLLEATLIKKYNPKFNVRLKDDKKYPFLCVSTSEDYPMVFLTRKVKDNGDRYFGPFTDVKAARDTLELIHRIFPIRKTKLKLPLPKPQRPCLNFHMGRCLGPCQGNVTKDTYSELVDEILRFLEGKKERLVADLKKAMMDASSKMEYERAGFLKQRIEKINQLREKQTVVSMDGGDEDILGISKREDEGQILILEVRGGRLEGKKSFPLTGLSFSDDEEAFTSFLRDYYLNVTVLPSVVYLPTSAKGNYDVFLEAILEKFGTSIKLKFPEMGPKKSLLRLAEKNADLSLTERILATKLRDQTVAMKELQEKLNLPTLPRTIECYDISHFQGSLPVASGVMFVEGKPYKPGYRHYKMRGYEGINDPGMIHEVIARRLSHLVNEEEPLPDLIVIDGGLTQLSRAAEAANALDLGHIPMVGLAKKREEIYFPGEKHPYSFDQHSPMMRLLRNLRDEAHRFGVTFQRLQRKKKALKSILDDIPDIGASRRKSILMYFQAKKKVTDATRQELEKVQGIGPVLAEKIFTNIQNLKKIEPK; translated from the coding sequence ATGAAAGACTCACTTGTACTAAAAACCATCCAAGAAAAAATTAAAAATTTAGGTAGTTTACCTGGTTGTTATCTTTGGAAAAATGAACTGGGACAAGTGATTTATGTGGGTAAAGCACTCAAACTCCAATCGCGAGTTAGGTCCTATCTCAATCCCAACCAAAAAGACAGAAAAACTCGAGCTCTTTTTGTCGAATTATATGACCTAGATTGGATAGCCACAGGAACCGAAAAAGAAGCACTTCTCCTCGAAGCCACTCTCATTAAAAAATACAATCCAAAGTTTAATGTTAGGTTAAAAGACGATAAAAAATATCCCTTCTTATGTGTTTCCACAAGTGAAGATTATCCGATGGTATTTCTGACAAGAAAGGTCAAAGACAATGGAGACAGATACTTTGGTCCCTTTACCGATGTGAAAGCCGCACGAGATACACTCGAGCTAATACACCGGATTTTTCCCATTCGCAAAACAAAATTAAAACTCCCTCTCCCAAAACCACAAAGACCATGTCTCAATTTTCATATGGGTCGGTGTCTCGGTCCATGCCAAGGGAATGTCACGAAGGATACCTATTCAGAGTTAGTGGATGAGATTTTACGATTTTTAGAAGGGAAAAAGGAACGACTTGTCGCTGATTTAAAAAAAGCAATGATGGATGCCTCATCCAAAATGGAATATGAAAGGGCAGGATTTCTCAAACAAAGGATTGAAAAAATCAACCAACTCCGAGAGAAACAAACAGTTGTGAGTATGGATGGGGGAGATGAAGACATTCTTGGGATCAGCAAACGAGAGGATGAAGGCCAAATTTTGATCCTGGAAGTCAGAGGAGGGAGACTCGAAGGGAAAAAATCATTTCCGCTCACTGGACTTTCTTTTTCGGATGATGAAGAAGCTTTTACTTCCTTTCTAAGAGATTATTATTTAAATGTGACTGTCTTACCGAGTGTTGTGTATTTGCCCACATCGGCAAAAGGGAACTATGATGTTTTTTTAGAAGCAATCTTAGAAAAATTTGGCACTTCCATCAAACTCAAATTTCCAGAGATGGGTCCCAAAAAATCCCTCCTCCGACTCGCAGAAAAAAACGCAGATCTTAGTTTAACAGAAAGGATCCTTGCCACAAAACTCCGTGACCAAACGGTTGCGATGAAAGAACTCCAAGAGAAATTAAACCTTCCGACTTTGCCAAGGACCATTGAATGTTATGATATCTCTCATTTCCAAGGTAGTTTGCCTGTCGCCAGTGGTGTGATGTTTGTAGAGGGAAAACCATACAAACCTGGGTATCGGCATTACAAAATGCGTGGCTACGAAGGGATCAATGACCCAGGAATGATCCATGAAGTCATTGCAAGGAGACTCAGCCATCTTGTAAATGAAGAGGAACCACTCCCAGATCTCATTGTGATTGATGGAGGTCTCACTCAATTGTCGCGAGCGGCGGAGGCAGCGAATGCATTGGACTTGGGTCACATACCTATGGTAGGCCTTGCGAAAAAACGAGAGGAGATCTATTTCCCAGGTGAAAAACACCCCTATAGTTTCGATCAACATTCGCCTATGATGCGTCTCCTTCGGAATTTAAGAGATGAAGCACACAGATTTGGTGTTACTTTCCAAAGGTTACAAAGGAAGAAAAAAGCACTCAAATCCATTTTGGATGATATTCCAGACATTGGTGCGAGCCGAAGGAAAAGTATCCTCATGTACTTCCAAGCGAAAAAAAAAGTAACAGATGCGACACGACAAGAATTGGAAAAAGTCCAAGGCATTGGTCCCGTGTTAGCTGAAAAAATTTTTACAAATATACAAAACCTAAAAAAAATCGAACCGAAATAA